In Mangifera indica cultivar Alphonso chromosome 7, CATAS_Mindica_2.1, whole genome shotgun sequence, the genomic window gttattatattgttCAGTTTTTAGtgataattattttgtatttatattagtattataaataattatttgtaaaatttataacatcatataatttaatacatttatttatatatcggTAAAAATAATAGCGACATTTataaatgaaactaaaattcctaaaaaatgtaattgaatGGTTATTATGTTGTAATAAAGTATGTTACATCTAAGTGCAATTCTTTGATGACAAACGTCCTgattctagattttttttagtTGAATTACCTAGAATTCGCAACGAAGTGAAAAGCAAGAAGATGAAATTTGTTCGCTTATCACCCCTGTTTGATTGATAGGAAACAGTAGGATTTGTATTGctgaggagaaaaaaaaaaaaagaaatggacCAGGGTtcagaaaacaaaagcaaaagcagCCCAAAAACCATAAAAACATGTTGGAAAGTTTTAATTCTCCAGCAAgttaaaaaatgtaaacatGTAGCCCAAGGGCCCCTGTTTTTTctatctttattataaaaattttatacattgtttgGATGAAATTACAATGCTAGCCTTGATAATGGGCTCTTGAGCACTTTTTCTAACCACATGCACCAGAAGCTAGTAGGGCCTCTACACTGACAATCAACTCGTTGCTCACATGGAGATTGACTACAAAAGAGTACTATGCAGTAGAGATGTCCCTGGTCTTGACTTTCTTGTTGCTGTGTATAATTTTCTATGTCACTTTCTGCGGGCCATTGTTGTGATTATTGAGGTATGAGTGTTAGACATGTCTCTCTCTTTCCTCTTTGGATCAAGATTGTCCCTAGGAAAGACCTCCCCAAATTCTTCCTCTCTCCCAAGCACATAAtctatgattttgaattaaaatgaaTCGATTTATACACATCAAGACAATATTTACATTTACACAGATGTTAACGTCTTTATTGGATAACTATTATAATGTAAGATTTAGTTTGTGACATCAATAAAACtcttttaattagatatttggAAAATTCTTGTGTTATTTTTTATCACATATTGCCCTTAATATAAAGAAATCTTTCTTTATGACAACAATGAAACTCTTTTAAATAGGCTTCGTAAggagtttaaatatatatatatatatatatatatatatatatatatataaatatattatatcccataattataacaatttatGAAGGAGGAAGCGATTTCAATTGAGCAAAAGAAAAGTTTATTGAGATCTTATCTTCTGGAGTGCACTAGTTCAACACTACAACCTTTTTCTGATAACCACTTCAATGCTAGAACTGGAGACTTGACTACTGACCGCATATAgtactataatataatttaattcaaatatttcaatttcttgGAGACAAGTGAGCTTGTAGTGGCTTTTCCATAACATAAGTGAAAAACTCTTGCTTCTCTCTCAAATCGACATCCTCTCCATCCAAACTTGACCACTTAAAATTCCACACCAAATTCCCCACAAAATACACCAAATGAAGCATCGCCAAATCCATCCCAGGACAAATCCTTCTTCCTACTCCAAATGGCATCATTTTTATCTCCGTACTCCCTGTAATGTCAAACTCAATCTCTTCTCCATTACTCCTCAAAAACCTCTCTGGCTTGAACGCCATAGGATCTTCCCACACTTCTGGATCCAAACCTATCTCCGCCACTGTGACATTCACCACACAATTTCTGGGAACTAAATAGCCATTCAAAACTGTGTCTTCTGTCACCGCGTGTGGCAGCACAAAATGGCCCGGAGGGTGGCGCCTTAAGCCTTCCAAAACTACTGCTTTTAGATAAGGCAACTTCTGcaaatcttcttctttaatttcttcttgatttaaatatttttcacttaGATTTTGTTTCATCTCCATGTAGAGCTTCCCTTGGATTTCAGGATTCTTTACTAAGTTTGCGAAGATCCATTGAAGCGCTGTGATTGTAGTACTAGTTCCACCATCGAGGAATTCGGTGCACAAACCTACTAATTCACTTTCTTCaagctttcttttttcttcgGGGACCTCCAAATCAAACAACGTATCAACGtaacatttgatttttgtttgttcAGGATCGGATTTTGTGTTAACCTTCTCTTGTTTCATCACCTTTCTTGCTCTTATAAGCGGGATCAATACGTTTCCTCGGTCTCGAATCATCTGAAACAGCTCCTCCCACCGCTTTCGGAACAAAATCTTTCCGACGGTCGGCCAGACGTTGAGAATCCGAAACCGGGGGAGGCTCAATAGTAGATTTCTCTGCGCTCGAACAATCTCTTTGATTTGTTCTTCTTCAAGCTTCTTGCCAAAGCACATGAGTGCCAACAGGCAAAACATGGCGTATCGAAGATGGTCAACCACACATATAACACCAGATTTTGAGTGAGACTTCAGTCTCCCAATGAGAATTTCCAACACCCACT contains:
- the LOC123220607 gene encoding cytochrome P450 89A2-like encodes the protein METWFLSLVALSISVLITLFVFNPFSKKLSHNLPPGPPTIPIIGNLLLFFKSFHELESILRNLHKKYGPILTLKIGSKPAIFIANGSLAHQALIKNSSIFADRPPVLLTDKIISNNQHNINTAFHSPTWRLLRRNLTSKILNPPQVKSYSHARKWVLEILIGRLKSHSKSGVICVVDHLRYAMFCLLALMCFGKKLEEEQIKEIVRAQRNLLLSLPRFRILNVWPTVGKILFRKRWEELFQMIRDRGNVLIPLIRARKVMKQEKVNTKSDPEQTKIKCYVDTLFDLEVPEEKRKLEESELVGLCTEFLDGGTSTTITALQWIFANLVKNPEIQGKLYMEMKQNLSEKYLNQEEIKEEDLQKLPYLKAVVLEGLRRHPPGHFVLPHAVTEDTVLNGYLVPRNCVVNVTVAEIGLDPEVWEDPMAFKPERFLRSNGEEIEFDITGSTEIKMMPFGVGRRICPGMDLAMLHLVYFVGNLVWNFKWSSLDGEDVDLREKQEFFTYVMEKPLQAHLSPRN